CGCGACTCGACGAAGAACACCGTCTCAGCCGGGAGCTGAGCCTGGGTGAAGCTGCGCGACTCGGCCACGTCGCAGTTGGGCCACGGGCTGAGGAACAGGAAGTTCAACGCGTAGAACGGGAACAGGTTCTGGTTTCGGAACCACGCGTAGGGGCCGGTGCCGAAGATGTTCGTGGGGTCGTTGGTGCTCGGATCGACCATCAACGTGAGGTTCTTGATGTAGGGCTGGATCTCCCAGACCCACGAGTCGGTCCGCTGGGTGGCGGTGGGATTCGTGAGGTAGGTGTAGTGGCCGTTCATGAGCAGCGGCATGGCGTCGTCGTAGTCGCCGCCGTACATGATCGCGGCGAGCGCGATCTGCTTGTTGTTGCTCAGCGAGCTGATCTTCTTCGCGGAGGCCTTGGCCTGGGCGAAGACCGGGAAGAGGATCGCCGCGAGGATCGCGATGATGGCGATCACGACGAGCAGTTCAATGAGGGTGAAACCCTTTCGATGGTTCATGTGTTTGTTGACCTCCGCGGTGTGCGAGTGGAGTGGGGAGGCTGCAACATCCGTGCCACAGGGGGTGCAAAAGAAGAAGGGCGCCACTCCCCTTTCGGGTTGCGGCGCCCAGCCAAGTGCTGTCAGACGTTCGACTCGTCAGCCTGTCGGCGTCCCAGTCTTGGCCCAATCCGGCGCAGGCATCGCATCGGCGGCTTGAGCCCCCTGCACGCCGCCCGCTTCCGACTTCTTCGTACCGGGGGGTATACCCCCGCTGTTCGCCGAAGTCGCCGCGGGAGGCGGTGCGGGTTCGGGTCCGCAGCCGACGACCGTGCCCATGGCCAGAAGGATTCCAGCCAACCAGATCAGCTTGTTCATCTTAGCCACCGTAGTAGTTGCTGTCCAGGTTCCACAGATAGACCGACTTGTCGGTGATGGCCGTGGTGGCCTGGTCGGGGTTGGTCGCGTAGTTGGTACCCGCGGCCATGGCCGTGTCCTTCATGTACTTGGCGTGGCCGTCGATCCAAGAGACGTTGTTGCCTCCTTGATGGCGCAACGCCGTCTCGCCGGTGTACGGGGTGCCGGCCGGCACGCCGCCCATTCCGGTCGAGTTCAGTTTCGACCAGCCCGTGTTGTAGTAGATGCAGTACACGGGGTGCGGGGCGATGATTGGATACATCCCCGGCGCGGCGGCCGTGTAGTAGCCGTACGTGTTCTGGTAGTTGGGGTGTCGCGACTCGACGAAGAACACCGTCTCGGCCGGCTTTTCGGCCTGGGTGAAGCTTCGCGACTCACCGACGTCGCAGTTGGGCCACGGGGCGAGGAACAGGAAGTTCAACGCATAGAACGGGAACAGGTTCTGGTTCCGGAACCACGCGTAGGGTCCGGTGCCGAAGATGTTCGTGGGGTCGTTGGTGCTCGGGTCGACCATCAACGTGAGGTTCTTGATGTAGGGCTGGATCTCCCAGACCCACGAGTCGGTCCGCTGGGTGGCGGTGGGACCCGTGAGGTAGGTGTAGTGGCCGTTCATGAGCAGCGGGATGGCGTCGTCGTAGTCGCCGCCGTACATGATCGCCGCGAGGGCGATCTGCTTGTTGTTGCTCAGCGAGCTGATCTTCTTGGCGGACGCCTTCGCCTGGGCGAAGACCGGGAAGAGGATCGCAGCAAGGATGGCGATGATCGCGATGACGACCAAGAGCTCAATAAGGGTAAACGCTTTTCGTTTCATGTTTCTCCTATTTGAATGATGAGGCACTCAGATTTCTGAATGAATGAGAGCCAGATGGGGTGCCTCCAGCGAGCATTATAACGCAGGAAAAGTGAAATGCCAAGGGGGCCCGTGGCCGCGGGGGCTTGAAGCGAAACGCGAAAAAAGAGGCCGCCGCTCCCCCCAAGGGAAGCGACGGCCTCGGCTGTTTCAGCGGCGAACGACCGTCAGCCCGTGGGCGTTCCGGTCTTGGCCCAATCCGGCGCAGGCATCGCATCGGCGGCTTGAGCCCCCTGCACGCCGCCCGCTTCCGACTTCTTCGTACCGGGGGGAATACCCCCGCTGTTCGCCGAAGTCGCCGCGGGAGGCGGTGCGGGCTCGGGCCCGCAGCCGATCACCGTGCCCATGGCCAGAAGGATTCCAGCCAACCAGACGAGCTTGTTCATCTTAGCCACCGTAGTAGTTGTCGTCCAGGTTCCACAGATAGACCGACTTGTCGGTGATGGCCGTGGTGGCCTGGTCGGGGTTGGTCGAGTAGTTGGTGCCCGCGGCCATAGCCGTGTCCTTCAGGTACTTGGCGTGGCCGTCGATCCAGGCGACGTTGTTGCCGCCCTGATGGCGCAACGCCGTCTCGCCGGTGTACGGGGTGCCGGCCGGCACGCCGCCCATTCCGGTCGAGTTCAGCTTCGACCAGCCCGTGTCCAGATAGATGCAGTACACGGGGTGCGGCAGCAGGATCGGGTACATGCCCGGCGCGGCGGCCGTGTAGTAACCGTACGTGTTCTGGTAGTTGGGGTGGCGCGACTCGACGAAGAACACCGTCTCAGCCGGGAGCTGAGCCTGGGTGAAGCTGCGCGACTCGGCCACGTCGCAGTTGGGCCACGGGCTGAGGAACAGGAAGTTCAGCGCGTAGTACGGGAACAGGTTCTGGTTGCGGTACCAGGCGTAGGGCCCGGAGCCGAAGATGTTGTTCGTGTCCGTCGCGCTGGGATCGACCATCAGACCCAGATTCTTGATGTAGGGCTGGATCTCCCAAACCCACGAGTCGGTCCGCTGGGTGGCGGTCGGGTTCGTCATGTACGTGTAGCTGCCGTTCATGAGCAGCGGGATGGCGTCGTCGTAGTCGCCTCCGTACATGATCGCCGCGAGGGCGATCTGCTTGTTGTTGCTCAGCGAGCTGATCTTCTTCGCGGCAGCCTTGGCCTGGGCGAAGACGGGGAACAGGATCGCCGCCAGGATCGCGATGATCGCGATCACGACGAGCAGTTCAATGAGGGTAAACGCTTTTCGTTTCATGTTTCTCCTAGTAGATATCGTAAGGCACGCTAAACAAATGAACCAAAGATGAAGGCAAGGATAGGGTGCCCTACCATTTCCTTTGACGCGCCTTAGCGCCAAAAGGTTCGTTTTGGATGCCGAATTGGAATTCAAGCCCGCGCGTGGTTTCCGTTTTCCGCCTCCGACCATGTAACAGAAAGCAATAGTGTAGACAACACTATCGATTTGTCACGAGGCGCCCAGACGGTCGCTCGACCGAACGGCCCTGGGTGGTTCCTCCCCTTCTACGCCGACGGGGCGTGGAGCGCTCCCTTCAGCGGGCGCGTTCGTGTTGGGCGAGGTGCGTCTGCACGATCTCGTCGGCCAGTTGGACGACCGTGGATTGGGGGTTGGCGCGCAGCTCGGCGAGCAGGCGGTCGACCGCGGCTTCGTCGACGGGCCCGACATACCGGTCGCCCACCTGGAGGACGGGGGCGCGGTCGCACGCGTCGAGGCACTCCACCTCTTCGAGGGTGAACATGCCATCCTCGGTGGTCTCTCCGTGGCCGATGCCGAGCTTTGCCTTCAGGTGCTCGTAGATCCCGTAGGCGCCGCACAGGTGGCACGAAAGGCACGTGCAGACCTCGATCTTGTGCTTGCCCGCCTTGTGCACGACGTTGTACATGGAATAGAACGTCGCGACCCCTTCGATCTCCGCGTAGCTGCGGTTCAATCGGAAGGCGACTTCGGCCAGGGCCTCGGGCACCAGGTTGCCGCCGTACTCGCGCTGCGCGATCCAAAGCGCGGGCAGGATGCACGCCTTGACCTCGGGGTAGTGCGACTTGAGCGCGTCGAGCTCGTGGACCGCCGCGTCGGAGAATCGAAGGGTGAGAGTTTCTGGAGCCGGGGCCTTGGGTCGCCCGTCGACGCCGCCGATGCGGAGGAGTTCGCTCATGGACCGCGCCAGTTTACCGTCCGCGGTCACTTCCCGGCCCGCGCGCGCGTACGAATCGGTAGTCATGGTGGTGCGTGTCGTGTTGGCGGTGCTCGGTCTCCTCGCGGCGCGCCCTTGTTTCGGGCAGTCGCCCGATGCGTTGCACGCCCTGATCGCCTTTCCCGATTTCGCCGTCCCGTACGAGCTCGATCTCGGCGCGCTCAACCGGATCTTTGAAGGGGCGCGTCTCGCCGAGCTGCGCTCGAAGGGCGCGCGGCGCACGCTGCCCGAAACCCTCGAACTCCTGTGGCGCACCACGGATCGCGACGCGGCCCGCGCCCTGGCCGAGGAGTCGCTTGGCAAGAACCCCGGCGCGCAGGACCGCGTCGCCGCCGAGGCGGTTCTGGGACGCATCGACGACGTGTCCTCCGCCTACGCTTCCCTGACGGGGGCGTCGCTCGCGGATCGGCGCGCTCGGGTCGCGATCGCGCAGCTCGAAGTGGAGCGCGTGCTGGGCGAGGTCTTGGGCCCCGCCGCCGGGGAGGGGTGGGCCCTCAGTCCGATGGCGGTCTTGGCGGTCGGCAAGATCATGCGGGATGTGCCGACGGCCACCGCAGAAGCGATCACCCGGGTCCGAGGAACGATCGACTCGCTGGCGGCCGACCTCGACCGACAGCTCGACGCATCGCCCCAGGACCTCGACGAGTACCGCGTGTGGCTGCGCTGCAAGAACCTGCAGACGACGCTCACGATGCTCGACACGCTCCTCAACGCGACGGTGGACCAGTGGGCGGAGAAGGTGCGGGCGCCCATGCTCGGGTTGCACGACCAGGCGTTCCAGCGTGCCTCCAAGACGGGGGATTTCGACGCCCTGGCCGAAGTGGTCGTCGGCTCCGCGGCGCTTGGCGCCCCCGGCCCTTCGGCCGCCGAGGGTTTCCAGAAGATGCTGGCCGCCGAAATCGCCGCCCTGGAGCAGGCGGCCGCCCAGCCCGACCAGCGGTTGGCCGCCCTTGTGGCGGGCGGCGCTCTCCGGTTCACCGTTCTCGGCGACGACGCGGGTGCGCTTAAGGCGCTGCGGTCCGCTTGGGAGGCGGGCGCCGAACGTCCGGAGTTGCGCAAGGCCCTGGCGTGGCCGTTGGTCGTGCTCTTCGCCTCCACCAGCGATTGGAAAGCCGGCCTCGAGTTCGTTCGTTCGGCACGCGCCCTGCTCGACGAACCGACCGTGACCCAGATCGAGGCAAAGTTTCTCTTCGAAGTGGGGTCGTACGAAGAAGCCGGAATCGCCGTGGCCAGAATCGATCGCGAGTCTCTCGTGCTCTGGCGCTCGCTGGCACTGGCGACCATCGCCGCGCGGCGCGCCCCCGACGAGGCGGCGCTCAAGGCCGTGGCGGAGGAGTACAACCGGTTGCTTCCGCTCCTCCTCGCCGGGGACGACGAAGGCCGCAAGGCCGACGCGATGTTTCTCGCGGGAATCTTGGCGGGGCTTTTGAACGACCGGGAGGGGGCGCAGGTCGCCTTGGCCGTGCTCGAGCTTCGGGAAGGGAAGTCCGCCCGTGCGCAGGCCCTGTCCAAGGCCCTCGGTCTCGGCTAGCGGTCGATCTCGCCCAGCACGATGTCGATCGAGCCGATGATCGCGATCACGTCGGCGATCAGCCGCCCGATGGCGAGGACCTCGAGGGATTTGAGGTTCATGAACGACGAGGGGCGCTCGTGCCACCGGTACGGCCGGTTCGTGCCGTCGCTGATCACGTAGAACCCGAGTTCGCCCTTGCTGCCCTCGATCCCCGCGTACGCCTCGCCCACCGGCGGGTGGTAGCCCTCGGTGAAGAGCTTGAAGTGGTGGATGAGCGACTCCATCGACGAGTCGAGTTCCGCTCGCGGGGGAGGGGCGATCTTCCGGTCCGAAGTGGCCCAGCCGCCCTCGGGAAGCCCGTCGATGGCCTGTTCGAGGATGCGGCAGCTCTCCTTCATCTCGGCGATGCGGACGAGGAACCGATCGTAAACGTCTCCGTTCGAGCCCACGGGGACCTGGAAGTCGAAATCCTCGTAGCACGAGTAGGGGTTGCTCTTACGAAGGTCCCACGGCACGCCGCTCGCTCGGGCGATCGGCCCCGAGCAGCCCAGCTCCAGGGCCTGCTTGCCGCTGAGGATGCCCACGTCGAGCGTCCGCTCCTTCCAGATCGGGTTCTCGACGAGGAGATTCTCCACCACGGCCAGTTCGCCGGGGAACGTCTTGAGGAAGCTGCGCAGCTTGGGCTCGAACCCTTCCGGCATGTCGCCGCGGAGCCCGCCGGGGACGATCCAGCTCGGCATCATGCGCACACCGGAGAACATTTCGAACAGATCGAGGATCTCTTCGCGCTGCTGCATGATGTAGAAGAACGGCGTCATGGCCCCAAGATCCAAGCCGTGGGTTCCCAGCCACACGCAGTGCGAGGCGACGCGGCTCAGTTCGGCGAGGATGACCCGCAGATACTGGGCTCGGCGGGGAATCTCGCATCCCAACAGCTTCTCGACCGCCAACGCGTGGGCGAGGTTGTTGCCGTTCGCGTTGAGGTAGTCCATGCGGTCGGTCATCACGACGCACTTGTGGTACTGCTGGTACTCGGCTTCCTTCTCCATGCCGGTGTGGAGGTAACCGATCTGGCACTTGCACGCGATGATCGTCTCGCCCTCGAGTTCGCAGATCACGCGGAGCACGCCGTGCGTCGAGGGGTGTTGGGGCCCCATGTTGACGACCATCGTGTTTTCGCCGGTTCGCTGAAAGACGGTCTCGGTGCTGGGAAGGAAGGTCTTGGCCATGGGTCTGAAGCCCGCTCAGAGGCAATCCGATGTTACCTGGAGGTGCGACGCCCGCCGGACGGGCGTGCTCCAGACAGGTGGGTGCACGTGGGTGCCACGCCCGCCGGACGGGCGTGCCCCGGACAGGTGGGTGCACGTGGGTGCCACGCCCGCTGGACGGGCGTGCTCCGGACGGGCGAGGGGCACCCGGTCCCGTTAGGAGCTGGCCGAGGCTGCCGGTCGATCCGTCGACGTGTTGCGTACGAGGAATGCGTGCTTCTTGCCGTCGGGCGTGGCGACGACGTACACGGAGTACATCGCGTTCGCCTCGATCCTGCCGCCGACCGCATCGGCCAAGCCGTTCCCGGCGAGGGTGTACTCCCCGGCGGGAAGTTCGAGCGTCTGGGTCGGAGGGTCCACGGTGAACGATCCGGCTCCCGAGAGGGAGATCTCACCGGAGGGCGCGCTGCCGTCGAGGTTGACGAAGTGCACCTGGACGTTCGGGCCGGGCCCCCACTTGGTCGCGTCGCCGACCACGGCCTCGCTGGCGATCGCGTCTCCGTCGTTGTAGACGACCAGCGTTACGCGGTCGTCGGTAGGCACTTCGACCTCGAACGATGCCGCAGGCTTGTCGTCCACGAGGAGGGCGATCGTCTGCTTCTTGCCGGAGCCGATCGGCCGGAACATCGAGGCCGTGCCGAAACCCACGTGCTCGTCGAGCGTGAAGTTGGTCCACATCACCTTGAACGATTGGTCGGTGAGATTGAGAATCCGGACGAAGCCTGGCGCGGGGCGGTTGCGGATGCGCGCCAGCGCCTCGTCTTCCTCCGAGGAGGCGCAACCCGCCGCGAGCAGAAGAAGGCCGAGCAGGGCGAAAGCGTGGGCAGATCTCATGGCGTCACCTCTCAGGATGCCAAGTCAAGGTTCCCCCTGGAAGGGGCCCGGCCCACGGTTCCAGGGGGCGAGGGCCGTATCAACTTAGAGGGGAGTCTGGGACGCGGCCCCTCCTGGTGTGTTGTTGTCGCCGGGGTTCGACGGATCCGGTTTCTGGCCATTGACGGTCGGGGTCTCCGTCGTCGGTTCGTCGCCGCCGCCACACCCGATGGCTACCAAACCAAGGCTGAGAAGCGCAAGGAATACAAGCAGGTGTTTCATCTTGTGGAATTTACCTCCCATACGAGGCGGTCATCTTGATCTGACACCAGCCTGCAGGTGGAGAAGTGTTCGGTGCAATGCCCTCGATGAACACGGAACGGCGCACTGTCCCGTAGACATGCATTCATGACCCATCGAGAGGATGGACCACAGAATCCGTCCTCAGAGTGTCACGTGATGTACTACTCGGCCTGGAGCGGACAACTTGCTCCGGTCCATACGGTGAAGTGGCGGTGTTGGCCACTGAGTAGCTCCTCGCTCAGACCCCTAGGCAACTATGGTTGGCACAGAGGATTGTCAGGTGGCTCCTCGAGATAGACCTCGTCGTACTTCCCAAACGGGATACAGATGTAGTTTCCTCCAGGACACTGCCAGACTCGATACTGATAAAAGCGACAGTACCAATTGGTTCCCAGTGCAGAGCCGGAATATCGAATTCCAGAGTAGTCGCCAATAAGGGTGGCCTCCGCGCAGAGCGTCTCACTCGTACATGGCTCACAGATATCTACCGCAGAAACTCGCCGGGACACCATGCCAAAGACCGCGGTGATCAGACACGCGAGGCAACAAAACACCATTCTTCTGTACATACGCTGTTCTCCAGTACCTCCCGCATGACGTCGGCCAGCAGGATGTTACGGTCATTATCATATAACCACCAACATATCTATGTCAATAGTTGTTTAGCCAATCTTCACAGATCAGAGTTCGAATCATCGCGTGTGCACTCCACCACGGAATCTGGACGAACGAAACGATGCCACACGTGGGTGATCCGACTGTCCTCGGTGGCTGCATACCGGAAACGGCACCGGCTGGACATCAAAGTGGACCGCCCGGAGTCCTGCTCGCTCCCCCCGCCCCCTCCCGGGGCTGGCACGATGAGTGACTCTCGTAACTGAAGTCATGATCTGGTTGAACGCGCAAAGTGTGACAAGGGATGAGCCGACAGGGGTAATGGACCACCGAACCGCACGTGCTTCGTGCATTTACTGCCATGTAGTTGGCTGGCAGGGTTGGTGCCGTGGCCAGAGGCATAAGCTGGTCGTGGGCCCTTCGTACACCGCCACATCGGTGGTCATCGGTTTGAGTTTCTTGGGCGGGCGCGGCTTGGGCCCACCGTTTCGTCTGCGCAGCCACTGCAAAGAGAATCGCGGCGAGTATTGCGATGATCGCGATGTCCGGGCGGAGATCGATGAGCGTCAAGGCTCTTCGCATGAGAGCACGGTCTTGCGAATAGGCTGGTGATGCACAACCGCTCTAGCCTCCAACCCCCGATCCGCCCTGTGTTTCTGGTGGTTGGTCACTGGTATGCGAGTATCTAGTCGGGGGACAATCGGGCCTCGATTGGAGCCAGGATCCAAACACCAATAGCCCCGAAGGCCCTGACGGACCCCCGGGACTTGGACGACGACTCCTAGCTGAAGTCGTAATCCGGTCGGAAGAGCCAAGCGTGGCAGAGATTCCACCAGTAGCTGTTGGCGCTGCCGGTGGCCGTGTAGTTGGTCCACGGATCGGTGCGGTAGTCGGTCGCTCCGGGAGCGATCGTCGCCCCGACGCGTCGAAACTTGGCGTGCGTATCGGTCATCGACCAGTTCTGCCCGCCCTTGTACAGCCAGTACGAGCTGGCCGGGTACTCGAACGTCAGGTAGAAACCACCGGTTGCCCCGTTCCCGCCGTTAGCCGTCGAACAGCCCGTGCTGCCGCGCGGCGTGTAAACGCACGGCTGCCCCGCTGTGGGGCAAGCCAGGGCCGGATTGGCGAAGCCGGTGCCGAGACCGACCCGGTTGCCGTTCGCCGCGGTGAACAGCGGGAGGTTGGACGGGGAAGCGACCGCGGTGGCGCTCCAACCGTGCAGGAACCCGTTGTACGCATAGGTCGTCGTGCCCTTGATCTTGCCTGCAGCCACCGGCACGGTCGGCTGATAGACGTAGACGGACTGGCTTGGAGCCGCCATGATCGCGTCGTTCTTCACGTACGGCTGGATCGTGTTCATCACGAAGGTTCGCGAGTAGTCCACGCGCTCCGGAGGCGTGGGCGTGGACGCCCAGTCCGCTGGAACGTACTTGCCGTAGTTGTAGCCGATCTGCCCGGTGGCGGGGTTGATGCCGTGGCCGAGGGGCATGAGATCGTCGTAGTCCGCGTCGTACATCGCGACCGCGGTGGCCAACTGTTTGACGTTGCTCAGGTCGGAAGCAGCCTTGGCCGACTCCTTCGCCTGAGCGAACACGGGGAAGAGGATCGCGGCCAAGATCGCGATGATCGCGATGACCACGAGGAGTTCGATAAGCGTAAAGGCTTTTCGCATGATTGCTGGATTCCTCCTTATGACACTTGAGACGATTTCACTGTACAGCAAGTCACGGGATTTCCAACAGGGGATTTCCTCCAACATCTCCAAAACCGAACCATGAAGTTCCTCACACGATCGGCGGGGTTGGCCGAACGCGTGGGGAGTCTAGT
This portion of the Fimbriimonadaceae bacterium genome encodes:
- a CDS encoding prepilin-type N-terminal cleavage/methylation domain-containing protein — protein: MKRKAFTLIELLVVIAIIAILAAILFPVFAQAKASAKKISSLSNNKQIALAAIMYGGDYDDAIPLLMNGHYTYLTGPTATQRTDSWVWEIQPYIKNLTLMVDPSTNDPTNIFGTGPYAWFRNQNLFPFYALNFLFLAPWPNCDVGESRSFTQAEKPAETVFFVESRHPNYQNTYGYYTAAAPGMYPIIAPHPVYCIYYNTGWSKLNSTGMGGVPAGTPYTGETALRHQGGNNVSWIDGHAKYMKDTAMAAGTNYATNPDQATTAITDKSVYLWNLDSNYYGG
- a CDS encoding prepilin-type N-terminal cleavage/methylation domain-containing protein, producing MKRKAFTLIELLVVIAIIAILAAILFPVFAQAKAAAKKISSLSNNKQIALAAIMYGGDYDDAIPLLMNGSYTYMTNPTATQRTDSWVWEIQPYIKNLGLMVDPSATDTNNIFGSGPYAWYRNQNLFPYYALNFLFLSPWPNCDVAESRSFTQAQLPAETVFFVESRHPNYQNTYGYYTAAAPGMYPILLPHPVYCIYLDTGWSKLNSTGMGGVPAGTPYTGETALRHQGGNNVAWIDGHAKYLKDTAMAAGTNYSTNPDQATTAITDKSVYLWNLDDNYYGG
- a CDS encoding NAD(P)H-dependent oxidoreductase subunit E codes for the protein MSELLRIGGVDGRPKAPAPETLTLRFSDAAVHELDALKSHYPEVKACILPALWIAQREYGGNLVPEALAEVAFRLNRSYAEIEGVATFYSMYNVVHKAGKHKIEVCTCLSCHLCGAYGIYEHLKAKLGIGHGETTEDGMFTLEEVECLDACDRAPVLQVGDRYVGPVDEAAVDRLLAELRANPQSTVVQLADEIVQTHLAQHERAR
- the nuoD gene encoding NADH dehydrogenase (quinone) subunit D, with amino-acid sequence MAKTFLPSTETVFQRTGENTMVVNMGPQHPSTHGVLRVICELEGETIIACKCQIGYLHTGMEKEAEYQQYHKCVVMTDRMDYLNANGNNLAHALAVEKLLGCEIPRRAQYLRVILAELSRVASHCVWLGTHGLDLGAMTPFFYIMQQREEILDLFEMFSGVRMMPSWIVPGGLRGDMPEGFEPKLRSFLKTFPGELAVVENLLVENPIWKERTLDVGILSGKQALELGCSGPIARASGVPWDLRKSNPYSCYEDFDFQVPVGSNGDVYDRFLVRIAEMKESCRILEQAIDGLPEGGWATSDRKIAPPPRAELDSSMESLIHHFKLFTEGYHPPVGEAYAGIEGSKGELGFYVISDGTNRPYRWHERPSSFMNLKSLEVLAIGRLIADVIAIIGSIDIVLGEIDR
- a CDS encoding prepilin-type N-terminal cleavage/methylation domain-containing protein, with the protein product MRKAFTLIELLVVIAIIAILAAILFPVFAQAKESAKAASDLSNVKQLATAVAMYDADYDDLMPLGHGINPATGQIGYNYGKYVPADWASTPTPPERVDYSRTFVMNTIQPYVKNDAIMAAPSQSVYVYQPTVPVAAGKIKGTTTYAYNGFLHGWSATAVASPSNLPLFTAANGNRVGLGTGFANPALACPTAGQPCVYTPRGSTGCSTANGGNGATGGFYLTFEYPASSYWLYKGGQNWSMTDTHAKFRRVGATIAPGATDYRTDPWTNYTATGSANSYWWNLCHAWLFRPDYDFS